Proteins encoded in a region of the Halioglobus maricola genome:
- a CDS encoding GNAT family N-acetyltransferase, giving the protein MSSALPPENERLQLPEGSIFSERLELRMVTYRDLHALLKIHRVEEVNRYLPFETWRGMDDAEIWFDKVRQRHRDREAIQWVICDRTSGAICGSCILFGYEHDHERIEIGYGLGRHHWGRGVAREAVSRLISYAFDDMAVRRIDARVDPRNDASNGLLERLGFTLEGRQRERQLLKGELVDVNLWGLLRSRWPQAQK; this is encoded by the coding sequence ATGAGCAGCGCACTACCTCCCGAGAACGAACGCCTGCAGCTCCCGGAGGGTTCTATTTTCTCGGAGCGACTCGAGCTGAGAATGGTGACTTATCGCGACCTGCATGCGCTACTCAAAATCCATCGCGTGGAGGAGGTTAATCGCTATCTCCCCTTTGAGACATGGCGGGGCATGGACGACGCTGAGATCTGGTTTGACAAGGTCAGGCAACGGCACCGCGATCGCGAGGCCATTCAATGGGTCATCTGCGATCGAACCAGCGGGGCGATCTGCGGTAGCTGTATCTTGTTCGGTTACGAACATGACCACGAACGTATTGAGATCGGCTACGGCCTCGGCCGCCATCACTGGGGTAGAGGGGTCGCCAGAGAAGCTGTGAGCCGGCTGATCAGTTATGCGTTTGACGATATGGCCGTGCGCCGTATTGACGCCAGGGTTGATCCACGTAACGACGCCTCGAATGGCCTTTTGGAGCGCCTGGGGTTCACTCTGGAGGGGCGCCAACGAGAGCGGCAGCTGCTCAAGGGAGAGCTGGTTGACGTGAACCTGTGGGGCTTGCTTCGTTCCCGGTGGCCTCAAGCGCAAAAATAG
- the hflD gene encoding high frequency lysogenization protein HflD, translating to MNQLQRQTLALAGIAQAARIVDQVSKTGSYPIEFLESSIHSLFEFDASDVAQVYGGAAGVKLGLNNLSALLANRDGAENRDVVRYVFGMLYLERQFAASPEMMSVVHSRLEHTQFKAEHFAGHVGQVCHSVSGIYQDTLSKLKFRIKVSGSAQHLQDEANADIIRALLLAGIRSAYLWRQLGGHRWRLLFQRRKLLETAQQLSRDLSLV from the coding sequence TTGAATCAGCTGCAAAGGCAGACCCTCGCCCTGGCAGGGATCGCTCAGGCCGCCCGCATAGTCGATCAGGTCTCCAAAACCGGGTCCTATCCCATAGAATTTCTTGAATCATCGATTCACAGCTTGTTCGAGTTTGATGCCTCGGATGTCGCCCAGGTATACGGCGGCGCAGCCGGGGTCAAGCTTGGCCTCAACAACCTTTCCGCGCTGCTCGCCAATCGCGACGGTGCAGAAAACCGTGACGTAGTGCGCTATGTTTTCGGCATGCTCTACCTTGAACGGCAGTTTGCCGCCAGCCCTGAGATGATGTCTGTGGTGCACTCGCGGTTGGAGCACACCCAGTTCAAAGCCGAGCACTTCGCAGGGCATGTGGGCCAGGTGTGCCACAGCGTCTCCGGTATCTATCAGGATACGCTCAGCAAGCTCAAGTTTCGCATCAAGGTCTCTGGCAGTGCCCAGCACCTGCAGGACGAGGCCAATGCAGACATTATCCGCGCCCTGTTACTCGCCGGTATCCGCTCGGCCTATCTTTGGCGGCAACTGGGCGGTCATCGCTGGCGACTGCTGTTCCAGCGCCGCAAACTACTTGAGACCGCGCAACAGCTGTCGCGCGACTTAAGCCTGGTGTAA
- a CDS encoding pseudouridine synthase has protein sequence MAKIILLNKPFQVLSQFSDSDGRVTLANYLSAPNFRAAGRLDYDSEGLLLLTDNGTLQQHIANPRHKQWKTYLVQVEGEISDEALSDLRSGVTLKDGPTLPARARRIAAPDLWPRHPPVRERKTIPDSWLELSIREGRNRQVRRMTASIGFPTLRLVRSQIGDWALNDLAPGEHRTLEVNVPGPKTPRRKQPPRRGPHQRRKR, from the coding sequence ATGGCAAAGATTATTTTACTCAACAAACCGTTTCAGGTGCTAAGCCAGTTCAGCGACTCGGATGGACGAGTTACGCTTGCGAACTACTTATCGGCGCCGAATTTTCGAGCGGCAGGTCGGCTGGATTACGATTCCGAAGGATTGCTCCTGCTCACCGACAACGGAACCCTGCAGCAACACATTGCCAATCCACGCCACAAGCAGTGGAAGACCTATCTGGTGCAGGTTGAAGGCGAAATCAGCGATGAAGCATTGAGCGATCTTCGCTCTGGCGTGACTCTCAAGGATGGCCCCACCCTGCCCGCCCGTGCGCGGCGCATAGCAGCGCCCGACCTGTGGCCTCGCCATCCGCCTGTGCGAGAACGCAAGACAATCCCGGATAGCTGGCTGGAACTTTCCATTCGCGAGGGCCGCAATCGCCAGGTTCGACGAATGACGGCGTCAATTGGCTTCCCCACCCTGCGTCTGGTGCGCAGCCAGATCGGGGACTGGGCCCTGAATGATCTCGCCCCCGGAGAGCACCGTACGTTAGAGGTGAACGTGCCAGGACCGAAGACGCCGCGCCGGAAACAGCCGCCGCGACGCGGCCCCCACCAAAGGAGAAAACGATGA
- a CDS encoding Rieske (2Fe-2S) protein, which yields MRFVPLDKLINLHDGYTCTFKIDHHQLLLLQRDGQRYLVDAVCPHREHPLDAALVSGGVIQCAAHHYRFSLADGRLLENTEEPCGGLRIWELVYEGNEIGVVIDDQSI from the coding sequence ATGCGCTTCGTGCCACTGGACAAGTTGATCAATCTTCACGACGGCTACACCTGCACGTTCAAGATTGATCACCATCAACTCCTGTTGTTGCAGAGAGATGGCCAGCGCTATCTTGTCGACGCAGTATGCCCGCACCGGGAGCATCCCCTGGACGCTGCGTTGGTATCAGGCGGTGTTATTCAGTGTGCCGCACACCACTACCGTTTCTCCCTCGCAGACGGCCGGTTGCTCGAGAACACCGAGGAGCCCTGTGGGGGCTTGCGGATCTGGGAACTGGTGTACGAGGGCAATGAGATCGGTGTTGTTATCGACGATCAGAGCATCTGA
- a CDS encoding NADP-dependent isocitrate dehydrogenase — protein MSSNANTIYYTLTDEAPSLATCSLLPIVRTFTSAANIDVKITDISLAGRILSGFPDYLAEEQRVQDGLAFLGELTQDPDANIIKLPNISASVPQLKDCIAELQGQGYALPDYPETPETDEEKDVAARYSKVLGSAVNPVLREGNSDRRAPGAVKQFVKKFPHSMGAWSMASRSHADYMRGGDFYSAEQSFTMAQAGDVRIEFVSPDGTVSVKKELPLLEGEVVDSMRMSAKALREFLEETMQDAKDSGVMWSLHVKATMMKVSHPIVFGHAVTVFYKDLFEKHAALFEELGVNPNNGLSSVYEKIESLPRSKREEIAQDIHDCYEHRPELAMVDSVKGITNLHVPSDVIVDASMPAMIRNGGKMWGPDGKPKDTKAVMPESTYSVLYQEMINFCKTNGAFDPTTCGTVPNVGLMAKKAEEYGSHDKTFEIEEEGVMRVVDASGNVLTQHDVEPGDIWRACQTKDEAIRDWVKLAVTRSRQSDTPVIFWLDRNRAHDIELIKKVNTYLKDHDTDGLDIRIMTYVEAIRRSMERMIRGSDTISATGNVLRDYLTDLFPIMELGTSAKMLSIVPMLKGGGMYETGAGGSAPKHVQQLQEENHLRWDSLGEFLALAVSLEDMGIKQDNQAAAILAKTLDTATGKLLENNKSPSRKVGELDNRGSHFYLGLYWAQAVAAQDEDPALAAKFAPLAEALAGAEEAIISELEQAQGKPVQEEGYGYYHADRAAVKRIMRASPSLNAILADANT, from the coding sequence ATGTCAAGCAACGCTAATACGATCTACTACACACTCACGGATGAGGCGCCTTCTCTGGCCACCTGCTCTCTGCTTCCTATAGTGCGCACCTTTACCAGCGCCGCTAACATCGACGTCAAGATCACCGATATTTCCCTCGCCGGTCGTATTTTGTCGGGTTTTCCCGACTACCTTGCTGAGGAACAGCGGGTGCAGGACGGATTGGCTTTTCTGGGTGAGCTCACGCAGGACCCTGACGCCAACATTATCAAATTGCCGAACATTAGTGCTTCAGTGCCTCAGTTGAAGGATTGTATCGCCGAACTTCAAGGACAGGGCTATGCACTGCCTGACTATCCTGAGACACCGGAGACCGATGAGGAAAAGGATGTGGCAGCTCGCTACTCCAAAGTTCTCGGCAGCGCCGTAAACCCGGTTCTGCGCGAAGGTAATTCGGACCGGCGCGCGCCCGGTGCGGTGAAACAGTTTGTAAAAAAATTCCCGCACTCGATGGGCGCCTGGAGCATGGCATCTCGCTCCCACGCTGATTATATGCGCGGCGGCGATTTCTACTCAGCAGAACAGTCATTCACCATGGCTCAGGCGGGCGATGTCCGCATTGAGTTCGTTTCCCCGGATGGCACGGTGTCCGTCAAGAAGGAATTGCCACTGCTTGAGGGCGAGGTGGTCGACAGCATGCGTATGAGCGCCAAGGCCTTGCGTGAGTTCCTCGAAGAGACCATGCAAGACGCCAAAGACTCTGGTGTGATGTGGTCCCTGCACGTCAAAGCGACCATGATGAAGGTCTCGCATCCCATTGTTTTCGGACACGCGGTGACAGTGTTCTATAAGGACCTGTTCGAAAAGCACGCGGCGTTGTTCGAAGAGCTGGGTGTGAATCCCAACAACGGCCTCTCAAGCGTCTACGAGAAAATCGAATCACTGCCACGTTCCAAGCGCGAAGAGATCGCGCAGGATATTCACGACTGTTACGAACACCGGCCGGAACTGGCGATGGTTGATTCCGTGAAAGGGATTACCAATCTGCACGTGCCGTCTGACGTGATCGTGGATGCGTCCATGCCCGCAATGATCCGCAATGGCGGCAAAATGTGGGGTCCTGACGGCAAGCCAAAGGACACCAAGGCAGTCATGCCCGAAAGCACCTATTCGGTGCTGTATCAGGAGATGATCAATTTCTGTAAAACCAATGGCGCATTCGATCCAACGACCTGCGGCACGGTTCCCAACGTCGGTTTAATGGCCAAGAAAGCCGAAGAGTACGGCTCGCACGATAAGACGTTCGAGATTGAGGAAGAGGGCGTGATGCGCGTTGTAGACGCTTCAGGCAATGTGCTGACACAGCACGACGTCGAGCCGGGCGATATCTGGCGCGCCTGCCAGACCAAGGATGAGGCAATTCGCGATTGGGTGAAACTCGCCGTCACTCGCTCACGCCAGTCCGATACGCCGGTCATCTTCTGGCTTGATCGCAATCGCGCACACGATATCGAGCTGATCAAAAAGGTGAATACCTACCTGAAGGATCATGATACTGACGGTCTGGATATCCGGATCATGACCTATGTTGAGGCCATCCGTCGCAGCATGGAACGCATGATTCGCGGTTCCGACACGATTTCTGCCACGGGCAATGTATTGCGCGACTACCTGACTGACCTGTTCCCGATTATGGAATTGGGTACCTCGGCCAAGATGCTCTCAATCGTGCCTATGCTGAAAGGCGGCGGTATGTATGAAACTGGCGCCGGCGGCTCCGCCCCCAAACACGTTCAGCAGTTGCAGGAAGAGAATCACCTGCGCTGGGATTCTCTGGGCGAATTCCTCGCACTGGCGGTCTCACTGGAAGATATGGGTATCAAGCAGGATAACCAGGCAGCGGCTATTCTGGCGAAAACGCTGGATACTGCCACCGGTAAGTTGCTCGAAAACAACAAGTCACCCTCGCGCAAGGTGGGTGAGCTGGACAATCGTGGCAGCCACTTTTACCTGGGCCTGTACTGGGCACAGGCAGTCGCGGCGCAGGATGAAGATCCCGCGCTGGCCGCGAAATTTGCGCCTCTCGCGGAAGCGCTTGCCGGGGCGGAAGAAGCCATCATATCCGAGTTGGAACAGGCCCAGGGCAAGCCTGTGCAGGAGGAGGGCTACGGCTATTACCATGCCGATCGCGCAGCGGTTAAGCGGATCATGCGCGCCAGTCCTAGTTTGAACGCCATATTGGCCGACGCTAACACCTGA
- a CDS encoding cupin domain-containing protein encodes MTLTAGAELKLDREEFLARYWQQRPLLMRGAIPAFEPPISRHELAGLAFESDVESRIIDTRGDNWELLHGPFSEADYQRSNPWTLLVQAVDHHVPAVAHLRRLVDFIPSWRVDDVMVSYAVDGGSVGPHYDNYDVFLVQGEGRRRWQVGQHCDSSTPLLPHEDLRILSDFQLQDEFLLETGDILYLPPGVAHWGVAEGECTTFSIGFRAPRVDDLVSRFADALLADSNREEFYHDARLEPASRAGEIRPRDLERVRAQLLAALDQPVDDGWFGELVTEPRYDVTPEEDELTEQLALLDTPGVTARLAPESKLAWQQVETGIAVYANGGNQTFPQTILDVLSQLCSHWQLDSETLARALGQPVTRDLLHYLLESGSIYVE; translated from the coding sequence ATGACACTGACGGCGGGGGCAGAACTCAAGCTCGACCGGGAAGAATTTCTCGCCCGCTACTGGCAGCAGCGCCCGCTACTCATGCGCGGCGCAATACCCGCTTTTGAGCCGCCCATCTCGCGCCATGAACTCGCCGGTCTCGCCTTCGAGAGCGACGTCGAGTCTCGAATTATCGACACCAGGGGCGACAACTGGGAACTGCTTCACGGGCCGTTCTCCGAAGCTGACTATCAGCGCTCGAACCCATGGACCTTATTGGTTCAGGCGGTAGATCATCATGTTCCCGCTGTGGCGCACTTGCGTCGCCTGGTTGACTTTATCCCGAGCTGGCGAGTAGACGATGTGATGGTGAGTTACGCCGTCGACGGCGGCAGCGTGGGGCCACATTACGACAACTACGATGTATTTCTCGTTCAGGGCGAGGGGCGCCGGCGCTGGCAGGTAGGCCAGCATTGCGATTCTTCAACGCCGCTGCTTCCCCATGAGGATTTGCGCATTCTCAGTGACTTCCAGCTGCAGGATGAATTCCTGCTGGAAACGGGGGATATTCTCTACCTACCGCCTGGCGTGGCCCACTGGGGTGTGGCCGAAGGTGAGTGCACCACCTTTTCCATTGGATTTCGGGCCCCCCGGGTCGACGATCTCGTCTCTCGTTTTGCCGATGCACTGCTCGCCGACTCAAACCGCGAGGAGTTCTATCACGACGCCAGGCTGGAACCGGCAAGCCGCGCAGGAGAGATTCGCCCACGTGATCTTGAGCGCGTTCGCGCCCAGTTACTGGCTGCGCTGGACCAACCTGTCGATGACGGCTGGTTCGGGGAACTGGTGACGGAGCCCCGTTACGACGTCACACCTGAAGAAGATGAGCTGACCGAACAGCTAGCGCTACTGGATACCCCTGGTGTGACTGCCCGCCTTGCTCCCGAGAGCAAGCTGGCGTGGCAGCAGGTCGAAACCGGAATCGCCGTCTACGCCAACGGTGGTAATCAGACCTTCCCTCAAACTATTTTGGATGTCCTGTCTCAACTCTGCAGTCATTGGCAGCTCGATAGTGAGACGCTGGCGCGGGCCCTCGGCCAACCAGTGACCCGCGATCTTCTCCACTACCTGTTAGAAAGCGGTAGCATTTATGTCGAGTGA
- the clpS gene encoding ATP-dependent Clp protease adapter ClpS: MDYIRNNSGIRLSEEEHDADGGLALEESKPEVKRPPLFKVVLLNDDYTPMEFVVEVLETYFRMNREQATHVMLTVHTQGKGVCGIFTRDIAETKAALVNQYARENEHPLLCEIEASEG, from the coding sequence GTGGATTACATCCGAAACAACAGCGGCATACGGTTGAGCGAAGAAGAGCACGATGCCGATGGCGGCCTTGCGCTCGAGGAGAGCAAGCCAGAGGTCAAGCGTCCGCCGCTTTTTAAAGTTGTTTTGCTTAACGACGACTACACCCCGATGGAATTCGTGGTGGAGGTTCTCGAGACATACTTCCGGATGAACCGGGAGCAGGCTACCCACGTAATGCTTACAGTACATACCCAGGGTAAGGGTGTGTGCGGTATTTTCACGCGCGATATTGCCGAGACCAAAGCGGCGCTGGTAAATCAGTACGCCAGGGAGAATGAACATCCCCTGCTGTGCGAAATTGAAGCGTCCGAAGGCTAG
- a CDS encoding NUDIX hydrolase produces MSQDECWPPHVTVATVIERDGRYLMVEEHDELAGGLVFNQPAGHVDPGERLLDAALRETLEETGWEVELTGVIGISFATAPNGITYYRTSFAARPLKALENAVIDPDIHRVHWLTYEELLANSAKMRSPLVLPTIEQYRMGHHYPLDFVYIDEPQGWH; encoded by the coding sequence ATGAGTCAGGATGAGTGTTGGCCACCCCATGTCACGGTCGCTACCGTGATTGAGCGGGACGGCCGCTATCTGATGGTGGAAGAACACGACGAATTGGCCGGCGGACTTGTCTTCAACCAGCCCGCAGGTCACGTCGACCCCGGAGAACGCCTGCTCGATGCTGCACTGCGTGAAACTCTGGAAGAAACCGGCTGGGAGGTTGAGCTGACCGGCGTCATAGGCATCTCATTCGCTACCGCGCCGAACGGCATTACCTACTACCGGACCAGCTTTGCGGCTAGGCCTTTGAAGGCACTTGAAAACGCAGTGATCGACCCCGACATACACCGTGTGCACTGGCTAACCTACGAGGAATTACTCGCCAATTCTGCTAAGATGCGCAGCCCATTGGTACTGCCCACCATAGAGCAGTATCGGATGGGTCACCACTACCCATTGGATTTCGTATACATCGATGAGCCCCAAGGCTGGCACTAA
- the purB gene encoding adenylosuccinate lyase, whose protein sequence is MDLSALTAVSPVDGRYGSKTAALRDVFSEYGLIKRRVLVEIRWLQCLATHPGIPEVPALSGAANAVLNTIVDEFAEVDARRIKDIEATTNHDVKAVEYFIKERFAGNEELEAVSEFVHFACTSEDINNLSHALMLRDGVDAVLVPEMEKIASALVALANEAAAVPMLSRTHGQTASPSTMGKEIANVVARLRRQLTLISQVQYLGKINGAVGNYNAHFSAYPEVDWQATAESFVTSLGLSWNPYTTQIEPHDYMAELFDAIARFNTILIDFDRDIWGYISLGYFKQKTIAGEVGSSTMPHKVNPIDFENSEGNLGLANAVLAHLSAKLPVSRWQRDLTDSTVLRNMGVGAGYSLIAYQASMKGIGKLQLNAQRLADDLDNSWEVLAEPIQTVMRRYGIEQPYEKLKELTRGQDMSKAVIQDFVSKLDIPDTAKQELLALTPANYIGNAISQAQAIE, encoded by the coding sequence ATGGATTTATCAGCCCTCACCGCAGTTTCCCCCGTCGACGGCCGTTATGGCAGCAAAACCGCCGCCCTGCGGGATGTTTTCAGTGAGTATGGCCTGATCAAGCGTCGCGTACTCGTAGAAATTCGCTGGCTACAATGCCTGGCAACCCACCCGGGTATTCCCGAGGTGCCAGCACTGTCAGGTGCCGCGAATGCTGTGCTAAACACCATCGTCGACGAATTCGCTGAGGTCGATGCCCGCCGTATCAAGGATATCGAAGCGACCACCAATCACGATGTAAAAGCGGTCGAATACTTTATCAAAGAGCGCTTCGCCGGCAACGAGGAGCTCGAAGCCGTATCCGAATTCGTCCACTTTGCCTGCACCTCGGAAGATATCAACAACCTGTCTCACGCTCTGATGCTGCGCGACGGAGTCGATGCTGTACTTGTGCCGGAGATGGAAAAAATCGCCAGCGCGCTGGTTGCACTGGCTAACGAGGCTGCCGCTGTTCCGATGCTGTCGCGCACTCACGGCCAGACTGCCAGCCCCTCGACCATGGGCAAGGAAATCGCTAACGTCGTCGCGCGCCTCCGCCGGCAGCTAACCCTGATCAGCCAGGTCCAGTATCTGGGCAAAATCAATGGCGCCGTGGGTAATTACAACGCCCATTTCTCCGCCTATCCGGAAGTAGACTGGCAGGCCACTGCCGAGTCTTTTGTTACCTCTCTGGGCCTGAGTTGGAACCCTTACACTACCCAGATAGAACCCCATGACTATATGGCTGAACTGTTCGACGCCATAGCCCGCTTCAATACTATCCTGATCGATTTCGACCGGGATATCTGGGGTTATATTTCGCTCGGGTACTTCAAGCAGAAAACGATCGCCGGTGAAGTCGGTTCCTCGACCATGCCGCACAAGGTAAATCCAATCGATTTCGAAAACTCCGAGGGCAACCTGGGCCTTGCAAACGCCGTCCTGGCACACCTTTCCGCCAAGCTGCCTGTGAGCCGCTGGCAGCGCGACCTGACTGATTCGACCGTGCTGCGCAATATGGGTGTAGGTGCTGGGTACTCTCTCATTGCCTATCAGGCATCCATGAAGGGCATCGGCAAGCTACAGCTCAATGCGCAGCGCCTCGCCGATGATCTGGACAACAGCTGGGAAGTACTCGCCGAGCCGATTCAGACCGTTATGCGACGCTATGGGATTGAACAGCCCTACGAGAAGCTCAAGGAGCTCACTCGCGGTCAGGATATGAGCAAGGCTGTTATCCAGGACTTTGTCAGCAAGCTGGACATTCCCGACACGGCGAAGCAGGAACTGCTGGCACTGACCCCTGCCAACTATATCGGCAATGCCATCAGCCAGGCTCAGGCCATCGAATAA
- the mnmA gene encoding tRNA 2-thiouridine(34) synthase MnmA produces the protein MSPKAGTKVIVGMSGGVDSSVSALLLKEQGYAVEGLFMKNWDEDDGTEYCTAKEDFADAQAVADKLDIKLHGANFAAEYWDNVFEHFLEEYRAGRTPNPDILCNREIKFKAFLDYAVMLGADYIATGHYTRLGEIDGKAALLKGLDGNKDQSYFLHAVGHRELSKTLFPVGEIEKPEVRALAEKHDLATARKKDSTGICFIGERRFKDFLQQYLPAQPGDIYSLENEHLGRHQGLMYHTIGQRQGLGIGGLSNHSEAPWYVVDKDLEQNRLLVAQGNEHPALFKSSLTASDIHWIAGNPPELPLSCSAKVRYRQPDQACTVSREGDGYRIHFEAPQRAVTPGQSVVLYQGDTCLGGGVIEQTAS, from the coding sequence ATGAGCCCCAAGGCTGGCACTAAAGTTATCGTCGGAATGTCCGGCGGTGTCGACTCCTCCGTTTCTGCCCTTCTCCTGAAGGAGCAGGGCTACGCGGTGGAAGGCCTGTTCATGAAAAACTGGGACGAGGACGACGGCACCGAATATTGCACCGCGAAGGAAGATTTCGCCGATGCCCAGGCCGTGGCGGACAAGCTGGACATCAAGCTGCACGGCGCCAACTTCGCAGCCGAATACTGGGACAATGTGTTTGAGCATTTTCTCGAAGAGTATCGCGCCGGCCGCACGCCCAATCCGGACATTCTGTGCAACCGTGAAATCAAGTTCAAGGCCTTCCTCGACTACGCAGTGATGCTGGGCGCAGACTACATCGCCACAGGACACTACACCCGGCTGGGTGAAATCGACGGCAAAGCGGCACTGCTGAAAGGGCTGGATGGCAACAAGGACCAGAGCTATTTTCTGCACGCCGTAGGGCATCGCGAGCTCAGTAAAACCTTGTTCCCGGTAGGTGAAATCGAGAAACCGGAAGTGCGGGCGCTGGCTGAGAAGCACGACCTGGCCACAGCCCGGAAAAAGGATTCCACCGGTATCTGCTTTATCGGTGAGCGACGCTTCAAGGACTTTCTACAGCAGTATCTCCCGGCCCAACCCGGCGACATCTACAGCCTGGAAAACGAGCACCTTGGGCGCCACCAGGGCCTGATGTATCACACGATTGGCCAGCGTCAGGGGCTGGGCATTGGCGGCCTCTCAAACCACTCTGAAGCGCCCTGGTACGTGGTCGACAAAGATCTGGAACAAAACCGCTTGCTGGTTGCCCAGGGCAATGAGCACCCGGCGCTGTTCAAGTCTTCGCTGACTGCCAGTGACATCCACTGGATCGCAGGGAACCCACCTGAGCTGCCACTGAGCTGCAGCGCCAAAGTCCGTTACCGCCAGCCTGATCAGGCCTGTACTGTCTCCCGCGAGGGCGATGGCTACCGCATCCATTTTGAGGCACCGCAGCGCGCAGTCACACCGGGTCAGTCGGTCGTACTCTATCAGGGAGACACCTGCCTCGGTGGCGGCGTTATCGAGCAAACAGCATCGTGA